From Triticum aestivum cultivar Chinese Spring chromosome 7B, IWGSC CS RefSeq v2.1, whole genome shotgun sequence:
TGACTAAACGAGCAGAGTCCAACATGGCGCCCAGTACTGTGAGCGGCATCGAGGCTGTGCAGATTCCCTCGGGCCATGGCATTGGCTTGCTAATGTTGGCCGAGGATGTGCGTGTGGTTGACTAGCAGAGCTTCCGGCTTGATTGTGTTCGTGCAGCTGGCTAGCTGTGTTGTTGGCGTGCTTGCTGTGTTCGTGCGTACGGGTACGGCCTCCATGTGCATGGCTGGGCGTCGGCAACTGCAAGAACGGCGATGGCAGCTAATGAATTCGGACGCGGCCCCGTGAGTTTCTTGCCGAGCTGGAGGTGCACTAGTCGACGAGCGGCGCCGAGGCCGGCTGCCGTCGAGGCACCTGGAACGACGTGAAGGCTCGGCTGCACCACGACAGCTTGACATCTCCGCCTCTCCAGGTACAGCGGCTGGCATCCGTGGCCGCCATACGCCTCACGGAGCAGACGGGCATGCTGAACGGGGTCGCGGCGCTCACGTACAGCCGGCGTCGTGCGCCTGGCTGCGGACGAGCTGGCACGCGCCGGCGTGGGAACACCTTCTCGCCCGTTTGCTACAGTGGCGTGGCGGTCAAACCGGGCCACGTGGCCAGTGCTGGTCAAAACCAGGTCCACGTCATACTCAAACGGCCGGAAGTGGTATCAGGGACGAAGATTGTCCGGTTTCATTAGTTTAGGGACCGAGTTTTACTGATTTCGTAATTGAGGGACGATTTCTATACTTTCGAATTCGAAAGAATTCAAGGATGAAAAATATGCTTATCCCTAAAAAATTCGACCAACCACAAATTAGAAACCAGTTGACTGAAAATTAATGATAACGTTTTTTTATCATTTTGGTTACTGACTCatgttttttcctatttttttctaTGCCCGGCGCCACGCATGAGCCCCTCCTCTTCCGGTCTTTCCTCCCCTGCCGGACCTTGCCAAAGACAAAGCGCATTTCTTTACTTCCTTTGGCCGGCCGGCGCGTCTCCAGGCTCCAGGCTGCAGCCAGCGTACTACTGCAATTGCTCTGCAGCTCCCATGGAGCTCGCTGTGAGAGCCTCGGCGGCTTCCTGTTCCTCCTCCCCGTCGCTCCATCCCCCACGCGTCCCCTGCCGCCTTGGCCGCAGCCCAGGCCTGCCGCTGCCGGCTCACCGGGTCGCCGTCGCCGCTGCGGCCATCGCCCTCGACCCGGTATGTACCTACGCCACTAGCTGATTCTCATCTCAGGGAAGGCAAGGGAACGCGTTGTGTGTGCTAGAAAAAAGAGGGAACGATTGTCGCACATCAAATGTTTGGTGTAATGCCTAGGCGGGGATTTGGCAGGAAGCCATGAACCAGGCATTGTATTTGGTAGAGTAATCGATCAAGAGCTAGGCCTAAGAACATCTCCAACAGTCGCCGAACGCGCCGCGTGCAAAATATGGCTTTAGcgcgcgcccatcgcctggtttggcgcgaCGCGCAGCGCCAGCTCCAgtagccgcgctaaaatgcagcgcgcgcgcgtcGCTCCAGCAGCCGCGCAAAAATTGCAACGCGCGCTCATTCTATATACTAGGATGTAGGCATTGAAAGCATAGAAACTAGATAGATTGCATAGGATTTTAAcgatacaaaggtattttacatcgGAAACATAGATTGCATAAAATAAAAACGacaaacaataaaaaactaaataGATAGCATAAAAAACTACTCTAAGTCGCTATCATCATCACCATTATCATCCTCGGCAGTGTCGTCCGAGCTTGATAGCCATATGTCCAACCAACGATCATCGTTCTCCGTGAAGAACGACCTCCCACCTGCTGCAACGAGATCTGTCTGCGCGTTCGCCAAcgccttccgccgacgcctgtccAACCGCGCCTCGCGGCGCCTTCGCGTGTCCTCCTCGCGACGCCTTGCCCAATAGACTTGCTCgtaggcgacgtcctccgggtggcgccggcgccactctgccatgacccgctcgtcctcctgggcgacgaggaggcggcgctgccgctcggcgtgctccgcacggtcttgtgccgtgtttagacgaggcggcggggcgacgtcgaGCACCTGCTGGAGCGTGTACACATCTTGGAAGTTCATCTGGCCGCGCGGCCggcctaggcgccacgccgccgcgtcatacGCGCGCGCGGCCTTGCGCACCGTCCCGTacgtgccgaggccgagccggagatCGCCGGAGCGTATCTCCGCGTAGTAGCCGCCGTTGGGGCacaggcggacgccgcggtagccggacgctcctcggcagcgcggcggcatggcggggCGCTGGGGCGGTGGAggcgcgtcggtggcggggcgctggagcggcgcctggcagagagggagaggaagaggagaagaggaggcgTGGAGAGGCGCGTGGCGCGCGCCGCACtttataggcgcgccggaagcGGTGCGCAAAAAATGAGGCGCGAGCTGGCGCCTTTTCGGGCGCGCGCGCAAACGGTTCCCGCGCGCGTGATTATCCCTTCACCGGTGGAGCGCGGCAAAACGCCCCGCGCGCGCTAAAAGCTGCGTTTACCCCGTGCGCGCGTCGTTtcgcgcggctggagatgctctaagtttaGCAGATATTTTCAGTTTGGGGAGATGATGTGTGAGTCTTGGCCTGCACTGCTGATATTTGGCCATCAGATGCAAAGATTGAACCTCTCATGGTAGAGTAGTGACTAAGCTAAATGGTTATATGGCTGCTGATGTCTGTATTTCTGTTGCCTTACATGCATAGGATGAGTGCTCTCTGCAACCTAGCTTCCACTATTCAACTCTGCTGAAGAGCTAATCTTGCTAGCAAGCGATTGCGCACGCTTCGGAAAAGAAGCAGCCTGTTTAATAGTAGCATAGTTTACAGTCGCGTTAAGTGTACGCGTttgatgttatgtcatggttggACTTTTATTCATATCGTGTGAAACTGACGCTCACTGTGCAAACAGTTTCAGGAGATCAAAACCAAGCTGAATGACGCTTCAGAACTGAGGTGTTTGCATGCCCTGTTTGCTATGAACCGCTGGATAAGGAAAGGGCCGCCAGGCATGAATTCCTGTACGTCTGAAAGTCCATCAATTTCGCTCATCTCATGCAAATCTGTTGGCTGGGTTAGGATTTATGTTGTTTGGCTTCTACATGTGTCCCAGGCGAGCGATTTATAGGTCAGGATTTAAGTGTTCAAATTGCAACAAGTCATTCACCAGCAAAGATATCTTCTTGGATCTCACTGTCACCTCAGGAATGAAAGAATACAGTGAACTCAAGCCTGCTAGAACTGAGCTGGTCAGGAGCCCGCTCGTCTCCTTTCTTTATGAGAGGGAGTGGCGTCAGAACTTCAATCGGAGTGGCTTCCCTGGCCGCGATGAAGAGGTACATTTCTTGGCCTCGTTCATCAATCCCATGGCCTTAAGCTGTTACTGCTCAAGGAGAACTATTTATATTAAGTCGTACATCTGTCAAAGCCAAGTAATTGGTGCTTCATGTTTTAGTGTAGCAACAGAAAATGCTCATCACTCTTTCATGTCAAGACAATATTCATGTTTTTATGCATATAATTCTGATGTACCGTTGGCTTTATCAGTTCCAAATGGCTCAAGATTATTTCCAGTCAGTCGTTGATGGTATACTCATTGATGTCAGCTGCGGCAGTGGCTTGTTTTCAAGGAAGTTTGCAAGCTCCGGGGCATACTCAGCTGTGATTGCTTTGGACTTTTCTAAGTTTATGCCCCGCCAATGCTATGACTACATCAAACAAGAAGAAACCCCTATGAACACGTGAGCTTTCCTTCGTGCTTATTTTGAGCTTTAACAAACCATCAAGTAGACAACTTGGGCCATCACTAATTTTCGTGTGGAAACTAGTGCTTTATTTTTGTTTAATACCAAAAAAAAGACCAAGATCTATGTGGTCAGCATCTAATTGAACGTCATGTGATAATCTGCTCCCTTATTTCAATCTATTACTACCTCAGAATGTTCTTTTTGTTCCAAGTACACTACAGTAACCATGAACATTCATTAACAGTATTCCATGATGCTTCTAGCAAATACTTACTGTTTTCTTCTTTTGGTTCTGCAGGAACCCCGCTCTCGTAAGGGCCGATATTTCGAGGCTCCCTTTTGCTTCATGTTCAATTGATGCCATTCATGCTGGAGGTGCTATCCACTGCTGGCCATCCCCTTCAAATGCAGTATAGTACCTGTCTCATTTGCACTTTTGATTCAATATTGTCATGGTTCGTAACTTAACATAGTAAAACTGGTGTCTTCGGAATTGCGATCTTGTTTGTCAGAGTCCAATGAACAATTAGCCAATCCAATGTTCTGTATTTCTGTTAGTTATTAACTGCTGAATGCGTCTATAAAGTCAACCTCAATAGTTTAGTGCTTAGTTAGTTTGGGTTGAACAGCTTTGTGCAGGAACAGGGCATCATGAACATGACCTGTGTACCTTATCTAGAGACCTCCTCCCCATTACATTAATGGATCAGGAGACCTCCTCCCCATTACATTAATACAGTGCTTCACTAGTCTGTCTAGGTAGTTAGCCAGTTAGGCAGGAGATAGAAGCTGCTTCCTCCAGATGGCTCAATCTACTCTCTACTCTCGGCACACTTAATATGGCAGCCTATGCTTCGCAGTTCTAGAAAAATAATAGAACGCTTGTTGCTGGGTCACTGCTACACCAAAAGTACTATACGATGTCTTGTAGCATTCACTAGTGCAGCTTCATTTTCGAGGGTAATCAGCTGCTAGCCTCTGGATCTTTTCGACACAATCCTTATCTAGAGGAGGCGAGATCCTTTTTTTCACATTTCCCTGGAATTTAAGAAATGAAAGAGATGAAAATTAGTGGTGTTCCATAATGAATTCAGCATACTTATGGAATAAAACCTTCTTTTTAGATGTGAGCCTGACCGTGTAGGCTTTCAACAAGTTTCTCCATTTATCCTGAAGGATTAAACAAAACATAAAAATTGTCATATTttgcaataaaaaatatagataaataAAAGATTAACAGAGAAAAATGTGAGAAACAACAAAGTAATGAacagaggtactccctccgttcctaaatgtaagtctttttagagattccactacaaactacatacggacatattttaga
This genomic window contains:
- the LOC123160767 gene encoding uncharacterized methyltransferase At2g41040, chloroplastic isoform X1 is translated as MLFGFYMCPRRAIYRSGFKCSNCNKSFTSKDIFLDLTVTSGMKEYSELKPARTELVRSPLVSFLYEREWRQNFNRSGFPGRDEEFQMAQDYFQSVVDGILIDVSCGSGLFSRKFASSGAYSAVIALDFSKFMPRQCYDYIKQEETPMNTNPALVRADISRLPFASCSIDAIHAGGAIHCWPSPSNAI
- the LOC123160767 gene encoding uncharacterized methyltransferase At2g41040, chloroplastic isoform X2 — translated: MKEYSELKPARTELVRSPLVSFLYEREWRQNFNRSGFPGRDEEFQMAQDYFQSVVDGILIDVSCGSGLFSRKFASSGAYSAVIALDFSKFMPRQCYDYIKQEETPMNTNPALVRADISRLPFASCSIDAIHAGGAIHCWPSPSNAI